The genomic region TATTAATAACAATTTAATCCTTAGCTATACCCTTATACCTCAAATCATCAAGAAAACTTCAACTTGATGTTAAAcgcaatataaaaaaaattaagctGTGGATGCCTTCAAGTATGCAATGAGATCTGTACGATCTTGTGGCTTTTTCAGTCCTGGGAAAACCATCTTTGTTCCAGGAATGTACTGCATAACACAACACAGATATATATCAAATTAGCAACAACAAACAAGCAACAAGAAGTATAATAAGGATAAACACAAAATAAACAATTTCATTATATTGATTAATAAAGACCATCTGGTTTATGTGACGAGCCACCATAAGACTGACAACTATTTGGTATTTGTTAAAAAcatgatatacatatacatatatagatacacaCAATTCCTTAAATCAGCATATAACTTATTCAAGATTAAAAAATGCTATTTATCCAACTAAACTATATATCTCCTAAAACCAGCATTTAACTTTAGCAAATCAAAAAGTCTTACCTATCCATCATATACTCTGCGCATCACACCTTCCTTTTTCAAATTTTAGAAAGTAAAAAACAAAATCTAGTGGTAACATCACCATGTCTACACCAAcaggcacacacacacacacacacaaaatgtCTTTGTTTTCTAAAATTAAAGGTTCTGTTTCAATACATCTTATAAAACCTTAACGACTCTAGTTTCAGAAATATAACAAGCAAGTACAACCACCGTTTGATTTGCTTCTAATCATCTAATAGGTTTTCTATGTCAAAAATATCTATAAAAATAGTCAAAGGTTCATACCTTCTTGGGGTTCAAAAGATAGTCATAAAGGGTATTTTCCTCCCATTGAACAGCCTTGCTCTTGTTAGCAGCAGAGTAAGAATATCCAGCTGTGGTTCCAGACTGCCTTCCAAATAGTCCATTAAGATTGGGCCCTGCAACACCAGTCTCAACTTAAGTCATATAGAGAAAAAGTAAAACAGATAATGAGTACTATGTCGTCTCTAACAATGCTGCAATACAGCAATTAACCAAACCTCAATACCCGAAGCATTCCGTTAACGTTACATGTTTCGTGTTGTTTTAACAAAAAGACTCGACCACCATAAGTATCCATATTCCAACAAGCCAAGTTACAATAATAAATCACACCTTAGCAGTAAGCACATGGTTCTTATTTTCTTACTGAAGTAAGAAAACTAATCCCTTGGTATTTCCGAATATAATACCAAGGCACCCTGTTGCAATCAGATTAACAACCTGTGTAGAGATAGTAATCCTTATAGCAACCAAATTCTAATGCTAATAGACTCGCATACACAGACTATCATAAGGCTATAAGATGGTTTACTGTATACAGAATAAGATACGTGAGCGCCTGAAATAAAGACTACATATTCAAAGAAACCGGGAAAGATTTCAAAAGAGCTTGATGTACACAAGTCCAAACAAACAAGTACATGGTTTCTATTCTTCAAACGCATATAATGAACTCTCTCATCAAGAAAAGTGTGTAAAGTTTCTTTCATATTCTTTTCAAATACCAGCAGATAAAATTGTACATAATCGATACCAAAAAAAAAGCAGGGCATTCCAATGTTGAGCTTGAACCTAAAAAAAGGATCAAAAACACCTTTTCGGAAATAAACTTTCATTaaaaaaacttttacaaaattcttATCCTCAACAAACAACTTTCATTTCTAAAAATAACTACAACCACCATAAATATCAACAGCTCAAAACTTCATAAATTCAGTTGCGTATAATCGATTCATAATATACTTCAACTCTAATATACTTCCGCTCAAAATAACACTAGATCCACCACCAAAAACTGAAATATCTCATCATATATATAGTGTAAAATCCTGTTCTACCTACCTATTGCGACTAATAAGCCTAATATTTGCCTATCCTAAATTaacaaaaaattaataaataaaatataacatCATATATACAGCACACAAAAACGAAACACCGGAAACAAATAGACGATAACTCAATCATCGAATCAAAAACGAAACCTAACATGCTCCGGATCAAACAATTAGATTCAAATATCATCAGATCTGATATCATGTATCACATACATAGAAATacatatgtatattatatacatataaaatataaataaaaatataaatatatataataaataagaaTAGATGACCTTGTTTATGGCCAGCGCCTTTTTCAACGGTGTGACATTGAGCGCACTTCATCTTGAAGATCTTCTCGCCGGCGGTGGCATTTCCGGCAGGAGCTTCCGAGAAAGACGCCATTAGATTGTCTAAAACGGAAAGGttcttttagagagagagagagtatcggaattttagagagagaaagtagagattgCGAGTTTCAAAGAATGAAtgcggtgttttttttttttttttatgtatttgaAGAGAAAATTAGGGCTAAAAAAATAACGAGTCCTTGAAATACGTGGTTTACTATACAACGTATGATGTACCAGACACGTGGTTAATTTTAATTGGACATTATGTTTGCTTTTTAACCCAGGCCCAAAAGGCTGTGTTGCATACTTGCAATTTGATTTCATTTAGGACTAGTTGCACACTTGCATACTAGatttaaatattacggagtaatttttttttttccttttcaaaATTTCATTAAAACACCCGCTAGTAAAAAGCTAGAAACGATAAAGGAGCTAAAAGCCAATTGTTACGACTCGACACTTGTTTACCTatatattttacccgatgaaattaCAAATGTTATCATATACATAATCTTTTTTCGGGCAAGAACTGCTAAATAAAGTGTCGTTCATGAATCTCCAAATACACCAAAAAGATGCAGCCACAATATCCATAAGCTTGATCTTCTTTGTTGTTGCTGCAGACCAACCTTCGAACCATAAAAACCATTCATTCCAGGAAGCAAACGTCGACAAGTTGCAATCAGTCCACAACCGTACCTTACGCCAAATCTGATCAGCCAATGTGCATGAGACAAAAAATGTGATCAACAGATTCCACATTGTATCTGCAGATTGGACACGCAATGGACTGTATCTCCAAAACCTTTCATCGATAACTGATAAGTTCAACCATGTCGGAAGTCTATCCAACGTTAATCTCCATAAAAATATGTTTACTTTACGAGGCAGAACATTGAATCAGGTGAACTTCACTTATAACAATGGAAGAATCTTCTCATCAATGTAGCTTCTCAACGTATTAACAGTAAAGTCATGAGGTCAAAACGCCATCCATGTACACCATCTGAGACATGAATATGTTGCAATAGAGTACCTAATTCTTCAATCTCAACAAGTTGTCGACTAGATAAAGTCGATCTATTCCATCTCCATGTCCATCTACCATCCACAAAACGATCACCGACGGAGCAATTATAAACCAAGATGATAAAGCCTGTTAAATCTTTGTTCCAACAATaccgtaagtaactagagggggtgaataattACTTAGTGGTTTCTTGAAACTTTTCTGATGTGTTAACATTTCAAGTATAAGTTTCAAGTGCGGAACCGTGTGTGTTTGTTAATGCAATATATAAATAATGTAAAGTGCAACAAacacaagaatttatagtggttGTGGAGGATGTTAACTAACCCTCTCTAATCCACTCCTCGACAAATTATGTCGAGAGTTTAGCTTCACTAAGCTATTCTCCAAAACTGATGGAGATTCAATTACATCACTTGTTCCCTAACAAGCAACACCAACAATCTTTCAGCCCTATTGAAAGATTAAAGCTTACTTAGAttaaacttgtcttcaccttggacaagcatTAACTTCCAATAGAATTAATCAACTTTCTAAATCCGGATGGAAAAATCTTTCTTTATGTGTCCTTTATCATCAGTCCAAATATTAGAATTTAATACCTTATTGATTTTCTATAATCACAAATTTAATGCCTAAAGGTCGGATTTAAACACCAAACAAAGTTCTAA from Rutidosis leptorrhynchoides isolate AG116_Rl617_1_P2 chromosome 9, CSIRO_AGI_Rlap_v1, whole genome shotgun sequence harbors:
- the LOC139866671 gene encoding cytochrome c → MASFSEAPAGNATAGEKIFKMKCAQCHTVEKGAGHKQGPNLNGLFGRQSGTTAGYSYSAANKSKAVQWEENTLYDYLLNPKKYIPGTKMVFPGLKKPQDRTDLIAYLKASTA